From a single Calothrix sp. NIES-2098 genomic region:
- the petC gene encoding cytochrome b6/f-complex iron-sulfur protein PetC: MKRREFISWVGLGWIASSLPIAIAACSSETTTPTPTSSAPSGGWQKVGTSAELDKTGQLIVNDSPVGSVLVVGKSKSENLIAVNPTCTHKGCTVAWKDEAKKFACPCHGSEFGADGKVLKGPAKKPLTTYTAKIEGDSVVVKQS; encoded by the coding sequence ATGAAACGTCGTGAGTTCATTAGTTGGGTAGGTTTAGGCTGGATAGCAAGTTCTCTACCGATAGCAATTGCTGCTTGTTCTTCCGAAACAACGACACCAACACCAACATCTTCTGCGCCTTCTGGAGGCTGGCAAAAGGTAGGCACTTCAGCAGAATTAGATAAGACTGGTCAGCTGATTGTTAATGACTCACCTGTTGGATCTGTATTAGTAGTAGGCAAATCTAAATCGGAAAATTTGATAGCTGTTAACCCTACCTGTACTCATAAAGGCTGCACGGTAGCATGGAAAGACGAAGCTAAAAAATTCGCTTGTCCCTGTCATGGGTCAGAATTTGGCGCTGATGGTAAAGTGCTAAAAGGCCCAGCCAAGAAACCACTCACAACTTACACGGCTAAAATTGAGGGTGATTCTGTAGTGGTTAAGCAAAGCTAG
- the nirA gene encoding nitrite reductase, which yields MTDTATTTTASLNKFEKFKAEKDGLAIKGEIEKFASLGWEAMDETDRDHRLKWVGVFFRPVTPGKFMMRMRIPNGILTSPQMRAFAEVVQRYGDDGSADITTRQNIQLRGIAIEDLPDIFNRFEAVGLTTIQSGMDNIRNITGDPVAGLDADELFDTRELVQQIQDMLTNKGQGNSEFTNLPRKFNIAITGGRDNSVHAEINDLAFVPAFKDADTSSPKFGFNIIVGGFFSAKRCEAAIPLNAWVAPEDVVAVCRAIVEVFRDNGLRANRQKSRLMWLIDEWGLEKFRLEVEKRLGKSFLPAAPKDEIDWEKRDHIGVYKQKQPGLNYVGLHIPVGRLYAGDMFEIARLAEVYGSGEIRLTVEQNIIIPNISDSRLVTFLAEPLLERFAVDPGLLTRSLVSCTGAQFCNFALIETKNRALATIQALESELILTRPVRIHWTGCPNSCGQPQVADIGLMGTKTRKNGKTLEGVDIYMGGKVGKDAHLGTCVTKGIPCEDLQPVLQNLLIQHFGAKLKQEALVTH from the coding sequence ATGACAGACACAGCAACTACCACTACAGCCAGCCTCAACAAGTTCGAGAAATTCAAGGCAGAAAAAGATGGACTTGCCATTAAGGGGGAAATTGAAAAATTTGCCTCTCTAGGCTGGGAAGCAATGGATGAAACAGACCGCGATCATCGACTGAAGTGGGTGGGTGTGTTTTTTCGCCCAGTCACCCCTGGTAAGTTTATGATGCGGATGCGGATACCGAACGGTATTCTCACCAGTCCCCAGATGCGTGCTTTCGCAGAAGTGGTGCAGCGTTATGGTGATGATGGCAGCGCCGATATTACGACCAGGCAAAATATCCAACTGCGGGGGATCGCGATTGAAGACTTGCCAGATATCTTTAATAGATTTGAGGCAGTGGGTTTAACTACCATCCAATCAGGGATGGACAACATCCGCAATATCACAGGCGACCCGGTAGCGGGTTTGGATGCGGATGAGTTGTTTGATACACGAGAGTTGGTACAACAAATTCAAGATATGTTGACCAACAAAGGCCAAGGGAACTCTGAGTTTACCAACCTCCCACGCAAATTTAATATTGCAATTACTGGTGGAAGGGATAATTCAGTTCACGCCGAAATCAACGATTTAGCTTTTGTGCCAGCTTTTAAGGATGCAGATACCTCATCGCCCAAATTTGGGTTTAACATCATCGTTGGTGGCTTTTTCTCAGCTAAACGTTGTGAAGCGGCGATCCCCTTGAATGCTTGGGTAGCTCCCGAAGATGTGGTAGCTGTGTGTAGAGCGATTGTAGAAGTGTTTCGCGACAACGGCTTACGCGCCAATCGCCAAAAATCTCGCTTGATGTGGTTAATTGACGAGTGGGGTTTAGAAAAATTCCGCTTGGAAGTAGAAAAGCGTTTGGGTAAGTCATTTTTACCCGCCGCACCAAAAGATGAAATCGACTGGGAAAAACGCGACCACATCGGTGTATACAAACAAAAACAACCGGGATTAAACTACGTAGGTTTACATATTCCTGTTGGTAGGTTGTATGCGGGAGATATGTTTGAAATTGCCCGTTTGGCTGAGGTTTACGGCAGTGGAGAAATCCGGCTAACGGTCGAGCAGAACATCATTATCCCCAATATTTCTGATTCGCGTTTAGTAACATTTTTAGCTGAACCTTTATTAGAAAGGTTTGCTGTAGATCCTGGTTTACTAACGCGATCGCTAGTTTCTTGCACAGGCGCACAGTTCTGCAACTTTGCCCTCATCGAAACCAAAAATCGTGCTTTAGCAACGATTCAAGCCTTGGAATCAGAGTTAATCCTTACTCGTCCTGTACGCATTCATTGGACTGGTTGCCCTAACTCCTGCGGACAGCCACAAGTCGCAGACATCGGCTTAATGGGAACTAAAACCCGCAAGAACGGCAAAACCTTAGAAGGGGTGGACATCTACATGGGCGGTAAAGTCGGCAAAGATGCACATTTGGGAACTTGCGTCACCAAAGGCATCCCCTGCGAAGACTTACAGCCAGTATTACAGAATTTACTCATCCAACACTTTGGCGCAAAACTAAAGCAAGAAGCCTTAGTGACTCATTAG